The following proteins come from a genomic window of Montipora foliosa isolate CH-2021 chromosome 2, ASM3666993v2, whole genome shotgun sequence:
- the LOC137985117 gene encoding uncharacterized protein, with translation MDEEHRAILRKNFPYLVRDLEPLKLLHDLAEVLDEDDRDEVKSGSSRKNQAETILELLPRKGPKAFECFVGALNKRQKHLARPLIEQSGIDVSNFIKDDVGMSSKHRQILLDLSNAKVLHDMKVDDVVRRLHSMHLLDDHDKELLDDTGLASERVDMLLTDILPRKGPHAFKSFVQELYSVNPKMASNLAKDAGLKGSSADEKMPIQTTDNFELESLVQDVLSSRPEYLKQFAKLMDEGDVWGNGWKRLYEELNLPAGMEEKLQGLDGGPTLNCIKGWISSQGRSATVKALLMAANRTDRKDCVLYLEDSLHCKLDEVDGDVNEVTRKMASLGKSSRENRTVEFFGDLNDKEANQIMAGLGRDSVEFLRKELIETIGGDKSASTLTLIRQNKTYRIRQFTDLLTGDIRENTIKTLREVLSDYKGVTGPLLPPKKYVRDMTFSQRRILTTQLCDGSNSWIALAEYLKMERYQIVYLDRSKNPAEETLRYWEVKAGSTVGKLYDILVELGFPYIADCL, from the exons ATGGATGAAGAACACAGAGCGATCTTACGAAAGAATTTTCCTTACCTTGTAAGGGACTTAGAACCTTTGAAACTGTTACATGACTTAGCAGAAGTTCTCGACGAAGATGACCGCGACGAGGTGAAATCAGGAAGTTCAAGGAAAAACCAAGCAGAAACCATTTTAGAGCTACTGCCAAGAAAGGGTCCCAAAGCGTTCGAATGTTTCGTTGGTGCATTGAATAAAAGGCAAAAGCACCTTGCAAGACCTCTAATAGAACAGTCAGGGATCGATGTTTCTAATTTTATAAAAG ATGATGTTGGTATGTCAAGCAAGCACAGACAGATCCTCCTTGACCTTAGTAATGCTAAGGTTTTACATGACATGAAGGTAGACGATGTGGTCAGAAGGCTTCATTCAATGCATTTACTGGACGACCATGACAAAGAACTCCTTGATGACACAGGACTGGCCTCTGAAAGGGTTGATATGTTGTTGACTGATATTCTTCCCAGAAAAGGCCCCCATGCATTCAAGAGTTTCGTGCAAGAACTATACAGCGTCAATCCAAAAATGGCCTCCAACCTTGCTAAAGACGCAGGACTAAAAG GGTCTTCAGCAGATGAAAAAATGCCGATACAAACCACGGACAACTTTGAATTAGAATCATTGGTACAAGATGTTTTAAGCTCTAGGCCAGAGTACTTAAAACAATTTGCTAAACTTATGGATGAAGGTGATGTCTGGGGAAATGGATGGAAAAG ACTTTACGAAGAGCTTAATCTTCCAGCTGGTATGGAAGAAAAATTGCAAGGCTTAGATGGAGGGCCTACACTAAATTGTATAAAAGGGTGGATTTCATCGCAAGGACGTAGTGCTACAGTAAAGGCTCTCCTGATGGCAGCTAATCGCACGGACCGTAAAGACTGCGTGCTATATCTTGAGGATAGTCTGCACTGCAAACTAGACGAAGTTGATGGTGATGTCAATGAGGTGACCAGGAAAATGGCTTCGTTAGGAAAAT CCTCCAGAGAAAACAGAACAGTGGAATTCTTTGGGGATCTGAATGACAAAGAAGCCAATCAAATCATGGCTGGCCTTGGAAGAGATTCAGTGGAATTTTTGAGAAAAGAACTAATCGAAACAATTGGTGGCGATAAGAGTGCAAGTACCTTGACGCTTATACGGCAGAACAAAACATATCGTATTCGCCAGTTCACAGACTTATTAACCGGTGATATCAGAGAGAATACAATAAAAACACTCAGGGAGGTCTTAAGCGATTATAAAGGTGTAACTG GTCCTTTGTTGCCGCCGAAAAAGTATGTCAGAGATATGACTTTCTCTCAGCGGCGAATACTGACTACGCAATTATGTG ATGGCAGTAACAGTTGGATAGCATTAGCCGAGTATTTGAAAATGGAGCGCTATCAAATTGTATACTTAGATCGATCGAAGAATCCGGCTGAGGAGACGCTGCGATATTGGGAGGTTAAGGCTGGCAGCACTGTTGGCAAGCTCTACGATATTCTTGTTGAACTGGGTTTTCCATACATTGCAGATTGTCTATAA
- the LOC137985134 gene encoding phosphatidylinositol N-acetylglucosaminyltransferase subunit C-like: MSLLWVFSIWRKDNAHFRQIFCSLLNMQCALVLHTLVSDAGKCNEFLPAKKKRTKVWRKVLYEDQGVPDNYVDESFLDEMKKNLNTRTYQFWSVVWESGAVSQQISSVAMFVTVFVYMDLGLLSPSVLLALASVLTFIGYVLFDALDGGRLRFQSERTRMDDLKTCLLVLISVLVLSPVLKTLTDSISTDTIYAMTTFMLAMNLLLYDYGTRAAIVCRSTSFNASIFASVCLASRLPSSWHVFATVTFAMQLFALFPSLRRQLKVQLPSSDVFVTWVLVLVAIAMLWPLSQLFAVLLVLVHLAVTFVCPFWLIKLQRLKNNIHGPWDEAVIKEEHSPKRQ, from the exons ATGTCCCTACTGTGGGtgttttcaatatggcggaaagaTAACGCTCATTTTCGTCAGATTTTCTGTAGTCTCCTAAACATGCAGTGTGCATTGGTCCTCCATACTTTGGTCAGCGACGCTGGAAAGTGCAATGAATTTCTGCcggctaaaaaaaaaagaacaaaggtGTGGAGAAAAGTGCTTTACGAGGACCAGGGTGTTCCAGACAACTATGTGGACGAATCGTTTTTGGACGAAATGAAGAAAAACT TAAACACAAGAACCTATCAGTTCTGGTCAGTTGTGTGGGAATCTGGAGCAGTGTCCCAACAAATTAGCAG TGTTGCAATGTTTGTCACAGTCTTTGTGTATATGGATCTTGGTCTTTTATCGCCGTCTGTCTTACTTGCACTGGCCTCAGTGCTAACTTTCATTGGCTATGTCTTGTTTGATGCCCTGGATGGTGGAAGGCTGAGATTCCAATCTGAAAGGACTA GAATGGATGACCTCAAGACTTGTTTGTTGGTGCTAATCTCAGTACTTGTGTTATCTCCTGTTTTAAAAACCTTGACGGATTCCATAAGCACGGACACGATATACGCCATGACT ACCTTCATGCTGGCCATGAATTTACTTCTCTACGATTATGGAACACGCGCTGCGAT CGTCTGCAGATCCACGTCATTCAATGCGTCAATCTTTGCTTCAGTTTGTCTGGCATCCCGTCTTCCTTCTTCATGGCACGTGTTTGCAACTGTTACCTTTGCTATGCAGCTCTTCGCTCTTTTTCCTTCGCTGAGAAGACAGCTTAAG GTGCAGCTTCCATCCAGTGACGTATTTGTAACATGGGTCTTAGTATTGGTTGCCATAGCAATGCTGTGGCCGCTGTCCCAATTGTTCGCAGTGCTGTTGGTATTGGTACACTTAGCTGTGACTTTTGTATGTCCGTTTTGGCTGATTAAACTTCAACGATTAAAAAA TAATATTCATGGCCCTTGGGATGAAGCAGTTATCAAGGAAGAGCATTCTCCCAAACGTCAATGA